A window of the Fulvia fulva chromosome 3, complete sequence genome harbors these coding sequences:
- a CDS encoding putative lysosomal cobalamin transporter encodes MALIETSLIWVTYAVCLAIIFFISAIFVFVYQKPGERTVAVTIICWITVLALLATVLLMPVDIALVSSTTARKLGRKKDWATPDKVDDTIHTLKIVYYTLYSLDAVLCLLVVPFTYFYYEAYDEGQQTVADRLWSAFKWTFSFLLLCVILFLVGFFVPVAKKARDEHKDLDYFKDLLTENHGERALTFSIGVLMLVGTILYCLYTAPGLALLPVSLIKSAPRVSAPQLAENTSSQLAQNQERQRQLELRGEGREGGLDPRDRRELEALNREERTLRRRERLASENSGEGANFFIRVWLKLEAIFRPLKLIFGLLIGVITLIIFASMLITMVDKIKNSVCGVSCGYLLGKTKIFQPVNALLTHAARVFPIDYIIFLLLTLLFFGATVVGLATIGIRILWVTLFKIRKGHTTPNAMLMATVLLTLMVLALNYSLAMVVAPTYATFGPQTFCDRPSHTPDLQPDCSKHHKAIRPCSERTDNPVAKMVCTPTVISTFLNRITANFPYFGVVDFYAQFAFLGIFIIVFIVTLFRVPKLDEEQLDDDLREEEEEGLLASTGRRFGATWQDITGRPKGVRRSDYGAVSNRDGAAEDD; translated from the exons ATGGCGCTCATCGAGACCTCCCTCATCTGGGTGACGTACGCCGTCTGCCTAGCCATCATCTTCTTCATATCCGCCATCTTCGTCTTCGTCTACCAGAAGCCCGGCGAGCGAACCGTGGCAGTTACGATAATATGCTGGATCACTGTTCTGGCGCTGCTGGCGACTGTGCTGTTGATGCCAGTCGACATTGCGCTAGTCTCGTCGACGACTGCACGGAAGCTGGGAAGGAAGAAGGATTGGGCGACACCAGACAAAGTCGACGACACAATCCACACGCTCAAGATCGTTTACTACACACTGTACAGCCTCGACGCCGTGCTTTGCCTACTGGTCGTACCTTTTACATACTTCTACTACGAGGCTTACGATGAGGGACAACAGACTGTCGCGGACAGGTTATGGAGTGCTTTCAAGTGGACATTCAGCTTCCTGCTGCTTTGTGTCATTCTGTTCTTGGTCGGCTTCTTCGTGCCAGTAGCCAAGAAAGCAAGAGACGAGCACAAAGATCTGGATTACTTCAAGGACTTGCTGACCGAGAACC ACGGTGAACGGGCCTTGACTTTCTCAATTGGTGTGCTCATGCTTGTGGGCACCATTCTTTACTGCCTTTACACGGCACCCGGTCTTGCTCTACTTCCAGTGTCCCTGATCAAATCTGCCCCGAGAGTGTCAGCACCTCAGCTTGCTGAGAACACATCCAGCCAGCTGGCCCAGAACCAGGAACGCCAGAGGCAGCTTGAGTTACGGGGAGAGGGTCGTGAAGGTGGCCTCGATCCCCGTGATCGCCGCGAACTGGAGGCTCTGAACCGCGAGGAGCGCACACTGAGGCGTCGCGAACGACTCGCATCTGAGAACTCTGGTGAAGGTGCCAACTTCTTCATTCGTGTCTGGCTGAAGCTGGAAGCGATCTTCCGTCCACTCAAGCTGATCTTTGGTCTGCTGATTGGAGTCATCACGCTCATCATCTTCGCTAGCATGCTCATCACGATGGTTGACAAGATCAAGAACTCAGTGTGCGGTGTCTCATGCGGCTACCTGCTCGGCAAGACGAAGATCTTCCAGCCCGTCAATGCGCTACTCACACATGCGGCCCGAGTCTTTCCAATCGACTACATCATCTTCTTGCTCCTCACGCTGCTATTCTTCGGCGCAACAGTGGTCGGCCTGGCTACAATTGGCATTCGCATCCTCTGGGTCACCTTGTTCAAGATCAGGAAAGGGCATACGACTCCAAATGCCATGCTCATGGCCACTGTGCTACTCACGCTTATGGTTCTGGCGTTGAACTACAGCTTGGCGATGGTCGTTGCGCCGACGTATGCGACGTTCGGTCCTCAAACGTTCTGCGACCGGCCTTCGCACACTCCTGATCTCCAGCCAGACTGCAGCAAGCACCACAAGGCGATCAGACCATGCTCTGAGCGTACTGACAACCCAGTTGCGAAGATGGTCTGCACGCCAACAGTGATCAGCACTTTCTTGAACCGCATTACGGCCAACTTCCCATACTTTGGTGTGGTCGACTTTTACGCGCAATTTGCCTTCTTGGGCATCTTCATCATCGTCTTTATTGTCACTCTCTTCAGAGTGCCGAAGCTGGATGAAGAACAACTCGATGACGATCTGCGtgaggaagaagaggaaggTCTGCTGGCCAGTACTGGACGGAGATTCGGTGCAACTTGGCAAGACATCACCGGAAGACCCAAGG GTGTTCGCAGATCTGACTATGGTGCTGTGAGTAATCGCGACGGAGCTGCGGAGGACGACTAG